A section of the Delphinus delphis chromosome 1, mDelDel1.2, whole genome shotgun sequence genome encodes:
- the MANEAL gene encoding glycoprotein endo-alpha-1,2-mannosidase-like protein — MARRRRRACIALFLVLLFAFGTLMGLRTLKAPDGLPALGPGLELAPFERRPEGGPAPAARAPAAPAAPPPPPPPPRTAGPGSSPGPAPAEAEPAPGQSLRVYSDLHAFYYSWYGSPRREGHYIHWDHVMVPHWDPKISASYPRGRHSPPEDLGSSFYPELGPYSSRDPDVLREHMTQLKEAAIGVLVLSWYPPGMADDNGEPSDDLVPTILDAAHQHNIQVAFHIQPYKGRDDITLHDNIKYIIDTYGSHGAFYRYKNSMGKSLPLFYIYDSYLTSPEAWAHLLMPNGPHSIRNTPYDGVFIALLVEEGHTHDILAAGFDGMYTYFASNGFSFGSSHQNWKAVKNFCDANNLMFIPSVGPGYIDTSIRPWNNHSTRNRVNGKYYETALQAALTVRPEIVSITSFNEWHEGTQIEKAIPKKTPTRLYLDYLPHQPSLYLELTRRWAEHFIKEKEQWLM, encoded by the exons ATGGCCCGGCGGCGGCGCCGCGCCTGCATCGCGCTGTTCTTGGTGCTGCTCTTCGCTTTCGGCACTCTCATGGGCCTGCGCACGCTCAAGGCTCCGGACGGACTCCCGGCGCTGGGCCCCGGCCTGGAGCTGGCGCCCTTTGAGCGACGCCCCGAGGGGGGCCCCGCGCCGGCCGCCCGGGCCCCGGCCGCCcccgccgcgccgccgccgccgccgcctccgccccGCACCGCGGGTCCGGGCAGCTCCCCGGGGCCGGCCCCAGCGGAGGCCGAGCCCGCCCCCGGGCAGAGTCTGCGCGTCTACTCGGACCTGCACGCCTTCTACTACTCGTGGTACGGGAGCCCGCGGCGCGAGGGCCACTACATTCACTGGGACCACGTCATGGTGCCGCACTGGGACCCCAAGATCTCGGCCAGCTACCCCCGCGGCCGCCACAGCCCCCCCGAAGACTTGGGCTCCAGCTTCTACCCGGAGCTGGGGCCCTACAGCTCCCGGGACCCCGACGTGCTGCGGGAGCACATGACCCAGCTGAAGGAAGCCGCCATTG GCGTCCTGGTCCTGTCCTGGTACCCACCTGGCATGGCTGATGATAATGGGGAACCCTCAGATGACCTGGTGCCCACCATTCTGGATGCTGCCCATCAGCACAACATCCAG GTGGCCTTCCACATCCAACCCTACAAGGGCCGAGATGACATCACTCTGCATGACAACATCAAGTATATCATTGACAC GTATGGCTCCCATGGTGCATTTTACCGCTATAAGAACAGCATGGGTAAGAGCCTCCCACTCTTTTATATCTATGACTCCTACCTGACATCCCCCGAGGCCTGGGCCCACCTCCTGATGCCGAACGGGCCCCACTCAATCCGCAACACCCCCTACGATGGGGTCTTCATAGCGCTGCTGGTGGAGGAGGGCCACACCCATGACATCCTGGCCGCCGGATTTGATGGCATGTACACCTACTTTGCCTCCAATGGTTTCTCCTTCGGCTCCTCCCATCAGAACTGGAAAGCTGTGAAGAACTTCTGCGATGCCAACAACCTCATGTTCATTCCCAGCGTGGGGCCTGGCTACATTGACACCAGCATCCGGCCCTGGAACAACCACAGTACGCGGAACAGGGTCAACGGCAAGTACTATGAGACGGCCCTGCAGGCAGCCCTGACCGTGAGGCCCGAGATCGTCTCCATCACCTCCTTCAATGAGTGGCACGAGGGCACCCAGATTGAGAAGGCCATTCCCAAGAAGACGCCGACTCGGCTGTATTTGGACTACCTGCCTCATCAGCCCAGCCTGTACCTAGAGCTGACGCGCCGCTGGGCGGAACACTTCATCAAAGAGAAGGAGCAGTGGCTGATGTGA
- the C1H1orf122 gene encoding uncharacterized protein C1orf122 homolog isoform X1 — MLAATAALSPVHGRAGDIRPGLLPGGSDAPSHLPVWEAPPHHRAGQLKGTATPRRIEGDREAAGVDRGKAGLGLGGRPPPQPPRDERAQQLLDAVEQRQRQLLDTIAACEEMLRQLGRRRPEPAGGGNVSAKPGAPSQTAVSARGGFPKDAGDGATEP, encoded by the exons ATGCTGGCAGCCACCGCGGCCCTCAGCCCCGTGCACGGACGCGCCGGAGACATCCGCCCAGGCCTGCTTCCGGGAGGAAGTGACGCGCCCAGTCATCTTCCGGTCTGGGAGGCTCCGCCCCACCACCGTGCTGGGCAACTTAAAGGGACCGCGACCCCCAGGAGGATTGAAGGAGACCG GGAGGCTGCCGGCGTGGACCGTGGGAAGGCGGGGCTGGGGCTCGGCGGGAGGCCACCCCCGCAGCCGCCCCGGGATGAGCGCGCCCAGCAGCTGCTGGATGCGGTGgagcagcggcagcggcagctCCTGGACACCATCGCCGCCTGCGAGGAGATGCTGCGGCAGCTGGGCCGCCGGCGCCCGGAGCCGGCTGGTGGCGGG AACGTCTCAGCCAAACCTGGAGCACCCTCCCAGACAGCTGTCTCCGCCAGAGGTGGCTTTCCAAAGGATGCCGGCGATGGAGCTACGGAGCCCTGA
- the C1H1orf122 gene encoding uncharacterized protein C1orf122 homolog isoform X2: protein MEWGPGSDWSRGEAAGVDRGKAGLGLGGRPPPQPPRDERAQQLLDAVEQRQRQLLDTIAACEEMLRQLGRRRPEPAGGGNVSAKPGAPSQTAVSARGGFPKDAGDGATEP from the exons ATGGAATGGGGCCCGGGCTCAGACTGGTCACGGGG GGAGGCTGCCGGCGTGGACCGTGGGAAGGCGGGGCTGGGGCTCGGCGGGAGGCCACCCCCGCAGCCGCCCCGGGATGAGCGCGCCCAGCAGCTGCTGGATGCGGTGgagcagcggcagcggcagctCCTGGACACCATCGCCGCCTGCGAGGAGATGCTGCGGCAGCTGGGCCGCCGGCGCCCGGAGCCGGCTGGTGGCGGG AACGTCTCAGCCAAACCTGGAGCACCCTCCCAGACAGCTGTCTCCGCCAGAGGTGGCTTTCCAAAGGATGCCGGCGATGGAGCTACGGAGCCCTGA